A genomic region of Macrobrachium nipponense isolate FS-2020 chromosome 40, ASM1510439v2, whole genome shotgun sequence contains the following coding sequences:
- the LOC135212099 gene encoding uncharacterized protein LOC135212099 → MADAEAQVSLIARKALPRGAKIQTDEEIQFEWIDGHLYSVPSVLLKVEMPLLDQETRETTLCRLGVVDQFHDVYQVILGRDLLKSYLPWTQLPLQGVPDTCSMPDNHTSILGSEASASDVPDILSICEPGPDPVSEPEVPAASCQPLTISPPTSSTLEEVSPPVKPKLVFEGDSTEDSFTSPHQIPAREDSSPVPEHTASLGDSTDSQPVGPSRPYRPVPRKRFWNKFCRDCGRKGHMSANYRGCANHNIPAIAMAVTNPSLLRPPAKGPITVAPLQSHYQPSHVRAYDNSGAQISLIQEDRIPRGANVDRRQLITIEGINHIKLILPTVQLRVTRPHFSKVCTLAVASYIPGGYDLLLGQDMKSPSQFKKPTMRFRASVTWFIRNNFVYMHFINITLIQNTYYIYT, encoded by the coding sequence ATGGCCGatgccgaagcccaggtctccctcattgcaagaaaggcattgcctaggggtgccaaaatccagacggacgaagaaattcagtttgaatggattgacggtcacCTCTACtctgttccttcagtccttctgaaggtggaaatgcccttattggaccaggagaccagggaaaccacattgtgccgcctgggcgtagttgaccaatttcatgatgtttatcaggtgatattgggccgagatctactaaagtcatatctcccctggacgcagctcccactacaaGGTGtaccggacacctgcagcatgccagataaccacacctcaatATTAGGTTCAGAGGccagtgcctccgatgtccccgacatcctttctatttgtgaacccggccctgacccagtgtcagagcccgaagttcctgccgcatcctgccagcctcttaccatttcaccgcctacctcctccactttggaagaggtaagcccaccagttaaacCCAAACTTGTtttcgagggtgattcaacggaggactcCTTCACCTCCCCACATCAAATCCCTGCTAgggaggactcttcacctgtgccagagcacactgctagccttggtgactccacagattcgcaacctgtggggccatctcggccttaccgtccagtgccacggaagaggttctggaacaagttctgccgagactgtggccgcaagggtcacatgtctgcaaattacagagggtgcgctaatcataatattcccgccatcgcaatggcagttaccaatccttctttactaagacccccggctaagggccctataaccgtcgcacccctccaaagtcattatcagccaagccacgtcagagcctacgacaactctggcgctcaaatctccctgatacaggaagaccgaatcccccgaggggctaacgtcgataggcgtcaattaatcaccattgaaggtatcaaccatatcaagctgatccttccgaccgtccaattgagggtcaccagacctcatttctccaaagtatgtactcttgcagttgcaagctacattccaggaggttatgacctcctcctagggcaagacatgaagtctccctcacagttcaaaaagcctactatgagatttagggcctctgtaacatggtttaTTCGCAATAactttgtatatatgcatttcataaatataacgcttattcagaatacatattatatctacacataa